The proteins below come from a single Phocoena sinus isolate mPhoSin1 chromosome 2, mPhoSin1.pri, whole genome shotgun sequence genomic window:
- the PHYH gene encoding phytanoyl-CoA dioxygenase, peroxisomal, whose translation MDKDRASARLRVLLRHLGGRSAGAVIAHHTSGTVSPAGFRPQQFQYTRDNNILNLEQRKFYEENGFLVIKNLVSDADIQYFRDEFERICRMEVKPLGLMVMRDVTTAKSEYVPSEKVITKVQDFQEDKELFRYCTLPEILKYVECFTGPNIMAMHTMLINKPPDSGKKTSRHPLHQDLHYFPFRPSNSIVCAWTAMEHIDRDNGCLVVLPGTHRGPLKTHNYPQWEGGVNIMFHGIQDYDKNNDRVHLLMEKGDTVFFHPLLIHGSGRNKSQGFRKAISCHFADANCHYIDVKGTSQENIGEEVLKIASKIHGVKDVSLKDIWKFRARVVKGERINL comes from the exons ATAGCGCACCACACTTCAGGGACTGTTTCTCCTGCCGGCTTCCGTCCTCAACAATTCCA gtaTACTCGGGATAATAATATTCTAAACCtagaacagagaaaattttatgaagaaaatggATTTCTTGTCATTAAAAATTTGGTGTCTGATGCTGATATTCAGTATTTTAG GGATGAGTTTGAAAGAATCTGCAGAATGGAGGTGAAGCCATTGGGATTGATGGTGATGAGAGATGTGACCACTGCAAAATCAGAGTATGTGCCAAGTGAGAAAGTGATCACCAAGGTCCAAGATTTCCAAGAAGATAAGGAACTCTTCAGATACTGCACCCTCCCTGAG ATTCTGAAATATGTGGAGTGCTTCACTGGACCCAATATTATGGCCATGCATACGATGCTGATAAACAAACCTCCAGATTCTG GCAAGAAGACATCCCGTCACCCCTTGCACCAGGATCTGCACTATTTCCCCTTCAGGCCCAGCAATAGCATCGTTTGTGCCTGGACAGCCATGGAGCACATCGACCGGGACAACGGCTGTCTGGTTGTGCTCCCAGGGACACACAGAGGCCCCTTGAAGACACACAATTATCCCCAGTGGGAG GGAGGGGTTAACATCATGTTCCACGGGATCCAGGACTATGACAAAAATAACGACCGGGTGCACCTCCTGATGGAGAAAGGAGACACCGTTTTCTTTCATCCTTTGCTCATCCATGGATCTGGTCGGAACAAAAGCCAAGGATTCCGGAAG GCAATTTCCTGCCATTTTGCGGATGCCAACTGCCACTACATCGACGTGAAGGGTACCAGTCAAGAAAACATTGGAGAGGAAGTTTTAAAGATAGCCAGTAAAATCCATGGAGTGAAAGACGTCAGCCTGAAG GATATTTGGAAATTTCGAGCACGCGTCGTGAAAGGAGAAAGAATCAACCTTTGA